AGGTGCATCACTTCACGTTCACGCGCACTGAGTTGTTCCAAAGGCGAAACCACCGAATTCTCCCGAAAAACAATATACTCTTCCACAATGCTGTCTGTTATCATCTCGCTCATATAGCGTCCGCCTGCATGAACACGGCGAATAGCATCGGCAATCTCCAACCCGGATGATTCCTTGAGCAAATAACCTTTTGCGCCGGCCTTTAGTGCTTGAAAAATATGCTCATTGTTGGAATGCATCGATAGAATAATCACCTGGGTTTGATTATGGATTTCCGAGATACGGCGCGCAGCATCAATCCCATTCATTAATGGCATGTTAATATCCATCACAATCACATCGGGTTTTAACTGGCGTACTTGTTCGACCGCGGCCAGCCCATCACATGCGTCGCCGACAATATCGATATCCGCTTGGCCCGATAAAATGGCTCGCAACCCTTC
This portion of the Chloroflexota bacterium genome encodes:
- a CDS encoding response regulator transcription factor, which produces MSICVVLADDHKVIREGLRAILSGQADIDIVGDACDGLAAVEQVRQLKPDVIVMDINMPLMNGIDAARRISEIHNQTQVIILSMHSNNEHIFQALKAGAKGYLLKESSGLEIADAIRRVHAGGRYMSEMITDSIVEEYIVFRENSVVSPLEQLSAREREVMHL